One part of the Plasmodium cynomolgi strain B DNA, chromosome 3, whole genome shotgun sequence genome encodes these proteins:
- a CDS encoding hypothetical protein (putative) has translation MFKTMRNYFMLNFKRNYRHYSRKKNINNINRKINDPYSDLYKMNYYGNNFKRLPNKKTKSNEYELIRTSSNTFTYSSPYPPNINYTLKPYPDSAKDFYYENRKYVMKYKNVEYIPIKRMVCKGTCRRTNWDTYYLRVENSQGAKKKKNHRVGKSQSREIAKLENHRVGNFKIATLRSCKKVSGKTYYTYAQL, from the exons ATGTTCAAAACGATGAGGAATTATTTCATgctaaattttaaaagaaactATCGACACTATTcaagaaagaaaaacataaacaacATAAACCGAAAAATAAACGACCCTTATAGTGACCTGTACAAAATGAACTATTACGGAAACAATTTCAAAAGACTTCCAAATAAGAAAACCAAATCGAATGAATACGAGCTGATCAGAACGTCCAGTAACACCTTTACCTACTCGTCCCCATACCCCCCAAACATTAACTACACCTTGAAACCCTATCCTGATTCGGCGAAGGATTTCTACTACGAAAACAGAAAATATGTGatgaaatacaaaaacgTGGAATACATTCCTATTAAGAGAATGGTGTGTAAGGGGACATGCAGACGAACCAACTGGGACACATACTACTTGAGGGTTGAAAA TTCtcaaggggcaaaaaaaaaaaaaaatcacagaGTTGGGAAATCGCAAAGTAGGGAAATCGCAAAGTTGGAAAATCACAGAGTtggaaatttcaaaattgcaACGTTGCGCagttgcaaaaaagtgagcGGCAAAACGTACTACACGTATGCTCAActgtga
- a CDS encoding hypothetical protein (putative): protein MNVEEKYKLFKEKYKEIKEQNDILKKAIVEYKKDIKQLEKNNEEQKNKINCMVDENNDLLNSNSQLSSKVAQLASSLEDKKKGNSGWRNLMLLPKNSRENIQESVAFEELENKIKENEMLHKKVEDLQNENKKKEKDLDACRTFHKDKLNEREKTIDSLNEIITNSSKSVIRLERERDEIRQQVEEDKAKFARVIENKNEHIKKMEKIYKAMRRKCYPKYKINFNRIPLSERPDHYDGYLQRQINEQCKLFQSHILNGIQRLQEYLRSCKNTFASQANQLINFCHEMEGEQRDDQFDYSRVADLKSVSQKEVNCLEEAINLLDDLRTWLHGSQDKVHVQALLRNLSGTVKKIFLNVSIYLCVEEYLFPTYTTAKSFSLKNVVRELRSLKRLLLKSINFFALILFVTPYENEKIVEEHFKKRNIVKWVDGIEKEKNGKKGEEYHMEANYEEVDTSLPSSEDDAAKSDKMPKLREIHFKELLEEREKNSLSIYKNLKNCSEKNKKLVTYLGKKFHNLLDDFSHSLKYVKSYFSFRIFEMKGSEVLLVDNSSVMTEMFDATESLINYLEMFDVVEKKQSLPLIAFLSYQRFNTRMAFEEEKNCLNRINEAFSQTRHIPYAVLERSFGNLQMCKKDKDQLNKALLRKTKLIKKLKRNNSQTLGELKNVLLTNKELTLNNQCLTNCLPPKRETINHVGEETTEEGIQKYAEMVFNFVTYSNSEKPGLTVHEKQLIEAYVCSCIRIKNLHMEIRKHVEVLESLQNGFSVKEGEIQKLNHQIETYKMNTLHDLIVTLEKQLSKLNSEKNVNKFFILCSICGSKNNIGTILKNRKCLKCSSIIIFFQ from the exons ATGAACGTGGAGGAGAAATACAAACtatttaaggaaaaatataaagagaTAAAGGAGCAAAATG ACATCCTCAAGAAGGCCATAGTGGAGTACAAAAAGGACATTAAGcagctggaaaaaaataatgaggaacagaaaaacaaaattaactgCATGGTGGATGAGAACAACGACTTGTTGAATAGCAACAGCCAGCTGTCCAGCAAAGTCGCACAGCTGGCGAGTTCTCTGGAGGATAAG AAGAAGGGCAACTCCGGGTGGAGGAACTTAATGCTGCTCCCAAAAAACTCACGGGAAAATATCCAAGAGTCTGTCGCGTTCGAGGAACTCGAAAATAAGATAAAGGAAAATG AGATGCTGcacaaaaaagtggaggaCCTGCAGAatgagaataaaaagaaagagaaggaTCTAGACGCATGTAGGACCTTCCATAAGGATAAATTaaacgaaagagaaaaaacgaTTGACAGTCTTAACGAAATTATTACCAATTCCAGCAAAAGTGTTATCAGGTTGGAACGGGAAAGAGATGAAATCAGACAACAAGTCGAAGAGGACAAAGCAAAATTTGCTCGTGTCatagaaaacaaaaatgaacacataaagaaaatggagaaaatataCAAAGCTATGAGGAGAAAGTGTTATCcaaagtataaaataaattttaatagaaTCCCACTTTCGGAGCGGCCCGACCATTATGATGGTTACCTGCAG CGCCAAATCAACGAGCAGTGCAAATTATTCCAAAGTCACATCCTAAATGGAATACAAAGGTTGCAAGAATACCTTCGAAGCTGCAAGAATACTTTTGCATCTCAAGCAAATcagttaataaatttttgtcaCGAAATGGAAGGAGAGCAGAGGGATGATCAGTTTGACTATTCTAGAGTTGCGGACCTAAAGAGTGTTTCCCAAAAG GAAGTCAACTGCCTAGAGGAAGCGATCAATCTGTTAGACGACCTCAGGACGTGGCTGCATGGGAGCCAAGACAAGGTACACGTTCAG GCCCTCCTGCGCAACCTGTCCGGCaccgtaaaaaaaatattcttaaaCGTGAGCATCTACCTGTGTGTCGAAGAATACCTTTTCCCAACATACACGACAGCGAAATCTTTTTCACTAAAAAATGTGGTTCGAGAACTGAGGAGTTTGAAGAGACTGCTTCTCAAATCGATCAACTTTTTTGCACTCATCTTGTTTGTAACTCCatacgaaaatgaaaagatagTGGAggagcattttaaaaagagaaatatcgTTAAGTGGGTCGACggaattgaaaaagaaaaaaacggaaaaaagggagaggagTACCATATGGAGGCGAACTACGAAGAGGTAGACACGAGTCTCCCAAGCAGTGAAGACGACGCTGCCAAGAGTGATAAAATGCCAAAGTTAAGGGAAATccattttaaagaattactcgaagaaagagaaaaaaactctctctcaatatataaaaatttaaaaaactgctcagaaaaaaataaaaaattagttacctatttggggaaaaaattccacaATCTGTTAGATGATTTTTCTCATTCcttaaaatatgtgaagtcctatttttcttttcgcatttttgaGATGAAAGGATCTGAAGTTCTCCTTGTAGACAACTCCAGCGTAATGACAGAAATGTTTGACGCTACGGAGTCCCTCATTAATTATCTTGAAATGTTCGATGTTGTGGAAAAGAAGCAGTCGCTCCCTTTAATTGCGTTCCTGTCTTACCAAAGGTTTAACACTCGAATGGcgtttgaagaagaaaaaaattgcctaaaTAGGATCAACGAGGCGTTCAGTCAAACCAGGCATATCCCCTACGCTGTGCTGGAACGCAGCTTCGGGAACCTCCAAATGTGCAAGAAGGACAAGGACCAACTGAATAAGGCGCTTTTGCGAAAAACCAAGTTAATCAAAAAGTTGAAGAGAAATAATAGCCAG ACCCTCGGCGAACTTAAGAACGTACTGCTGACCAACAAAGAACTGACCCTAAACAACCAGTGCCTGACCAACTGCTTGCCCCCAAAACGGGAGACAATCAACCACgtgggggaagaaacaaCCGAGGAGGGCATCCAGAAATATGCAGAAATGGTCTTCAACTTTGTCACGTATAGCAACTCAGAGAAGCCAGGATTAACTGTTCACGAAAAACAGCTCATCGAAGCGTACGTCTGTtcatgcatacgtataaaAAATCTACACATGGAAATACGGAAGCACGTGGAG GTTCTGGAAAGCCTACAAAACGGGTTCAGCGTTAAGGAgggagaaatacaaaaactgAACCACCAAATAGAGACGTACAAG ATGAATACACTGCACGATTTAATCGTCACCCTGGAAAAGCAATTATCCAAACTGAActctgaaaaaaatgtgaacaagtTTTTCATCCTCTGCTCCATTTGCGGCAGCAAAAATAACATcg gcACCATTCTGAAAAATCGAAAGTGCCTCAAATGCAGTTcgataattattttcttccagTGA
- a CDS encoding ribosomal L25-like protein (putative): MNRLKLISKPTFFMNNAKRNHLNYKLYLKYKQWDFLKNEIVDYFNSHSRVSTVVDVQGRCWEKFKKKELLQVHGYIPAIIWKYGAEQRICIDHRLIDEYAFEEEDGHLSLLFSARLFRIHIDGNVVECVVSHVEADPVEKHIYFLKFARVVNNQVTELNIPCSIVGLIGCPAYVNGYHVQLAMNYIKCKVIGNHIPPPFQIDVSRLTYREPYNSIKLGELTHLLPDDGNVVFSEEYDLNETEVVWTYEPGKIPETPLPEDYMDPNFMNKKGKRIQLTYKDYWPKQ, from the exons atgaacagactGAAGCTAATTAGTAAACCAACCTTCTTCATGAACAATGCGAAAAGGAACCACCTAAATTACAAGCTGTATTTGAAGTATAAGCAATGGGATTTTCTCAAGAACGAAATTGTTGACTACTTCAATTCGCATAGTAGGGTAAGCACAGTGGTGGATGTGCAGGGTAGATGCTGGGAGAAgtttaaaaagaaggagcTGCTCCAAGTGCATGGGTATATTCCAGCCATCATTTGGAAATACGGAGCGGAGCAGCGGATTTGCATCGACCACAGGTTGATTGATGAGTATGCCTTCGAGGAGGAGGACGGCCACCTGTCTTTGC TGTTCTCCGCGAGGCTGTTCAGAATTCACATCGATGGGAACGTCGTCGAGTGCGTCGTGTCACACGTTGAGGCGGATCCGG TCGAAAAGCACATATACTTCCTCAAGTTTGCGAGAGTTGTTAACAACCAAGTGACCGAGTTAAACATCCCATGCAGCATCGTCGGCCTTATCGGCTGCCCTGCGTACGTCAATGGCTACCACGTCCAGCTGGCGATGAACTACATAAAGTGCAAAGTGATAGGGAATCAtattcctcccccttttcaaaTTGACGTGTCGAGGCTAACTTACAGAGAGCCGTACAATTCGATTAAGTTGGGGGAGTTAACG CACCTACTGCCGGACGACGGGAACGTAGTTTTTTCGGAGGAGTATGACTTAAATGAGACAGAAGTGGTGTGGACCTATGAGCCCGGCAAG ATTCCGGAGACACCCCTGCCAGAGGATTACATGGACCcgaattttatgaacaagAAAGGGAAGCGCATTCAGCTCACGTACAAGGATTACTGGCCGAAGCAATGA